In Leopardus geoffroyi isolate Oge1 chromosome D1, O.geoffroyi_Oge1_pat1.0, whole genome shotgun sequence, a single window of DNA contains:
- the TMEM216 gene encoding transmembrane protein 216 isoform X1 has protein sequence MAPRGKRLSSTPLEILFFLNGWYYATYFLLELFIFLYKALLLPYPTANLVLDVVMLLLYLGIEVIRLFFGTKGNLCQRKMPLGISVALTFPSAMMASYYLLLQTYVLRLEAIMNSILLFFCGSELLLEVLALTAFSSMDRI, from the exons ATGGCGCCGCGAG gTAAACGACTGTCCTCCACCCCGCTGGAAATCCTGTTCTTTCTGAACGGGTGGTATTATGCCACCTACTTCCTGCTGGAACTCTTCATATTTCTGTATAAAG CTCTCCTCCTACCATACCCAACAGCCAATCTAGTCCTGGATGTGGTGATGCTCCTCCTTTACCTTGGAATTGAAGTGATCCGACTGTTTTTTG GTACCAAGGGAAACCTCTGCCAACGAAAGATGCCACTTGGTATTAGTGTGGCCTTGACCTTCCCATCTGCCATGATGGCCTCCTATTACCTGCTGCTACAGACCTACGTGCTCCGCCTGGAAGCCATTATGAACAGCATCTTGCTTTTCTTCTGTGGTTCCGAGCTGCTGCTTGAGGTGCTCGCCCTGACTGCTTTCTCCAG TATGGACAGGATTTGA
- the TMEM216 gene encoding transmembrane protein 216 isoform X2, translated as MLLLYLGIEVIRLFFGTKGNLCQRKMPLGISVALTFPSAMMASYYLLLQTYVLRLEAIMNSILLFFCGSELLLEVLALTAFSSMDRI; from the exons ATGCTCCTCCTTTACCTTGGAATTGAAGTGATCCGACTGTTTTTTG GTACCAAGGGAAACCTCTGCCAACGAAAGATGCCACTTGGTATTAGTGTGGCCTTGACCTTCCCATCTGCCATGATGGCCTCCTATTACCTGCTGCTACAGACCTACGTGCTCCGCCTGGAAGCCATTATGAACAGCATCTTGCTTTTCTTCTGTGGTTCCGAGCTGCTGCTTGAGGTGCTCGCCCTGACTGCTTTCTCCAG TATGGACAGGATTTGA